A genome region from Deinococcus seoulensis includes the following:
- the cdd gene encoding cytidine deaminase produces the protein MSDPHQMPTNSNALNLTPDPQLLEGAKVAFRQAYAPYSRFHVGAALRTTGGQVYFGANVENASYGLGRCAEQSAVQAMATAGERDFADIVVYSEATPPASPCGACRQVLFEFAPDARVVCVNQHGDIISGYVRDFLPHGFRLEQRDDGHAVGTE, from the coding sequence ATGAGTGACCCCCACCAGATGCCCACCAACAGCAACGCCCTGAACCTCACCCCCGACCCGCAACTGCTGGAAGGCGCGAAAGTCGCGTTCAGGCAGGCGTACGCGCCGTACAGCCGCTTTCACGTGGGCGCCGCCCTGCGCACCACAGGCGGACAGGTGTACTTCGGCGCGAACGTCGAGAACGCCAGCTACGGCCTGGGCCGCTGCGCCGAGCAGAGCGCCGTGCAGGCCATGGCGACCGCCGGAGAACGCGACTTCGCCGACATCGTCGTGTACTCGGAAGCCACGCCGCCCGCCAGTCCCTGCGGCGCGTGCCGCCAGGTGCTGTTCGAGTTCGCGCCGGACGCCCGCGTGGTGTGCGTGAACCAGCACGGCGACATCATCAGCGGCTACGTCCGGGACTTCCTGCCGCACGGTTTCCGACTGGAGCAACGCGACGACGGACACGCCGTCGGGACCGAGTAA